In one Lolium rigidum isolate FL_2022 chromosome 3, APGP_CSIRO_Lrig_0.1, whole genome shotgun sequence genomic region, the following are encoded:
- the LOC124702859 gene encoding cytosolic isocitrate dehydrogenase [NADP] has product MAFEKIKVANPIVEMDGDEMTRVFWQSIKDKLIFPFLDLDIKYYDLGVLHRDATDDKVTVEAAEATLKYNVAIKCATITPDEDRVKEFNLKQMWRSPNGTIRNIINGTVFREPIICKNVPKLVPGWTKPICIGRHAFGDQYRATDAVLKGPGKLRLVFEGKDETVDLEVFNFTGAGGVALAMYNTDESIQGFAAASMAIAYEKKWPLYLSTKNTILKKYDGRFKDIFQAIYEADWKSKFEAAGIWYEHRLIDDMVAYALKSEGGYVWACKNYDGDVQSDFLAQGFGSLGLMTSVLMCPDGKTIEAEAAHGTVTRHFRVHQKGGETSTNSIASIFAWTRGLAHRAKLDDNARLLDFTLKLEEACVGTVESGKMTKDLALLVHGSSKVTRGDYLNTEEFIDAVAAELKSRLAAN; this is encoded by the exons atggcgttcgagaagatcaaggtcgCCAACCCCATCGTCGAGATGGACG GCGATGAAATGACCAGAGTGTTCTGGCAGTCCATCAAGGACAAG CTTATCTTCCCATTCTTGGACTTGGACATCAAGTACTACGACCTGGGAGTTCTGCACCGTGATGCAACCGATGACAAGGTCACGGTGGAGGCTGCAGAGGCCActctcaa GTACAATGTGGCTATTAAGTGTGCAACTATTACTCCAG ACGAAGATCGGGTTAAGGAGTTCAACCTAAAACAAATGTGGAGGAGCCCAAATGGCACAATTAGGAACATTATTAACG GTACTGTGTTCAGAGAACCAATTATTTGCAAGAATGTTCCAAAGCTTGTTCCAG GATGGACCAAGCCCATTTGCATTGGAAGGCATGCCTTCGGTGATCAGTACCGAGCAACTGATGCAGTTCTTAAGGGACCTGGCAAACTCAGACTAGTTTTCG AGGGGAAAGACGAGACAGTTGACCTGGAGGTTTTCAACTTCACCGGTGCTGGAGGAGTTGCCTTGGCTATGTACAACACAGATGAG TCAATTCAAGGTTTCGCTGCGGCTTCTATGGCAATTGCCTATGAGAAGAAATGGCCATTGTACCTTAGCACGAAAAACACAATCCTTAAGAAATATGATGGCAG GTTCAAGGACATATTCCAGGCGATCTATGAAGCTGACTGGAAATCCAAATTTGAGGCTGCCGGAATATG GTATGAACATCGTCTCATTGATGACATGGTTGCCTATGCACTTAAGAGCGAAGGAGGCTATGTTTGGGCTTGCAAGAACTACGACGGAGATGTGCAGAGTGATTTCTTAGCTCAAG GTTTTGGCTCTTTGGGCTTGATGACATCAGTATTG ATGTGCCCTGATGGTAAAACCATCGAAGCTGAAGCTGCCCATGGCACAGTTACCCGTCATTTCCGTGTTCACCAGAAAGGTGGTGAAACCAGCACAAACAGCATTGCTTCAATCTTTGCTTGGACAAGAGGACTTGCACACAG GGCAAAGCTAGATGACAATGCTAGGCTTCTTGATTTCACACTGAAACTTGAGGAAGCATGTGTTGGAACTGTTGAGTCAGGGAAGATGACGAAGGATCTAGCGCTCCTTGTTCATGGATCTTCAAA GGTCACAAGAGGCGATTACCTGAACACTGAAGAGTTCATTGACGCTGTTGCTGCGGAGCTCAAATCAAGGCTGGCAGCCAACTGA